Proteins from a single region of Aquirhabdus parva:
- the glnA gene encoding type I glutamate--ammonia ligase, translated as MSNKVLKLIKENEAEWVDFRFTDTRGKEQHVSFPAHTVDEGTFEDGKMFDGSSVAGWKGIEASDMILLPDPETAFMDPFFSAPTVVVTCDVIEPSTMQGYERDPRSIARRAEEYLKSTGIGDTAYFGPEPEFFVFDEVKWDVDMSGARHTIFAEEAAWSTGNSYEGGNSGHRPRVKGGYFPVPPVDSGQDLRVAMCEAIEAMLGEGRVEVQHHEVASCQSEIGVTFNTLVRKADEVQVLKYAVLNVAHEHGKTATFMPKPLVGDNGSGMHVHMSISKNGKNTFAGDEYAGLSETALFFIGGIIKHARALNAITNPATNSYKRLVPHYEAPIMLAYSARNRSASIRIPYVSNPKGARIEARFPDPVANPYLAFSALLMAGLDGIQNKIHPGAAADKNLYDLPPEEEALIPTVAHSLEMALDALKADHEFLLKGGVFTKPMLDAYIELKMEEVRRLNTTTHPVEFEMYYSC; from the coding sequence ATGAGCAACAAAGTTCTCAAACTGATTAAAGAAAACGAAGCGGAATGGGTGGATTTCCGCTTTACCGATACACGCGGTAAAGAACAGCATGTCAGTTTCCCAGCACACACTGTTGATGAAGGCACATTCGAAGACGGTAAAATGTTTGATGGTTCATCAGTTGCTGGTTGGAAAGGTATTGAAGCATCGGACATGATCCTGCTGCCTGATCCAGAAACAGCATTCATGGACCCATTCTTCTCTGCACCAACAGTCGTTGTGACTTGTGACGTCATTGAACCTTCAACTATGCAAGGTTACGAGCGTGACCCACGTTCTATCGCACGTCGTGCAGAAGAATATCTGAAATCGACTGGTATCGGTGATACTGCATATTTTGGTCCAGAACCAGAGTTCTTCGTATTTGACGAAGTGAAGTGGGACGTCGACATGTCCGGCGCACGCCACACTATTTTTGCTGAAGAAGCAGCATGGTCAACTGGTAATTCATACGAAGGCGGTAACTCAGGCCATCGCCCACGTGTAAAAGGCGGTTACTTCCCAGTACCACCAGTAGACAGCGGACAAGATCTGCGTGTTGCAATGTGTGAGGCTATTGAAGCAATGCTCGGCGAAGGTCGCGTTGAAGTTCAGCATCATGAAGTGGCATCTTGCCAATCTGAAATTGGTGTGACTTTCAATACACTCGTTCGCAAAGCCGACGAAGTTCAAGTATTAAAATATGCCGTATTGAACGTTGCGCACGAACATGGCAAAACTGCAACCTTTATGCCTAAGCCACTGGTGGGTGACAATGGTTCAGGTATGCATGTTCATATGTCAATCAGCAAAAATGGTAAAAACACTTTTGCGGGTGACGAATATGCAGGCTTGTCAGAAACAGCATTGTTCTTCATCGGCGGTATCATCAAGCACGCGCGTGCATTGAATGCTATCACTAACCCAGCTACAAACAGCTACAAACGTTTGGTTCCTCACTATGAAGCACCAATCATGTTGGCTTACTCTGCACGTAACCGTTCAGCGTCAATCCGTATTCCATACGTGTCAAATCCAAAAGGCGCACGTATTGAAGCACGTTTCCCAGATCCAGTAGCAAACCCATACTTAGCTTTCTCAGCTTTGTTGATGGCTGGTCTTGATGGTATCCAAAACAAGATCCATCCAGGTGCTGCCGCTGATAAGAACCTGTATGACTTGCCACCAGAAGAAGAGGCGTTGATTCCAACCGTTGCTCATTCACTGGAAATGGCTCTGGATGCATTGAAAGCGGATCACGAGTTCTTGTTGAAAGGTGGTGTATTCACCAAGCCGATGCTTGATGCATACATTGAACTGAAAATGGAAGAAGTGCGTCGTTTGAACACCACGACTCACCCTGTTGAGTTTGAAATGTACTACAGCTGCTAA
- a CDS encoding DUF4124 domain-containing protein codes for MKTSGWFAQGKTQWASVMVIATAILMMSSHTQAAVYKKVDADGNVSFSDVPDKSAQLINVAPLSTVAALSPEQIAKTLKRDDTIQPAGSRSENYTLTIISPTPDQTFQRAADAFSANVQVQPDLKNGDRLVLLVDGKASSDQIPAGELDRGTHQFEAKVLSANGRVLTSKVVSFNVQQSSVKQQSRMGINH; via the coding sequence ATGAAAACGTCAGGTTGGTTCGCTCAAGGGAAGACTCAATGGGCCAGTGTCATGGTGATCGCTACTGCGATTTTGATGATGTCTAGTCATACTCAAGCGGCTGTCTATAAGAAGGTCGATGCTGATGGCAACGTCAGTTTTAGCGATGTGCCGGACAAATCTGCACAATTGATTAATGTTGCACCTCTCTCTACGGTTGCAGCCCTAAGCCCTGAGCAAATTGCCAAAACACTGAAGCGTGACGATACTATTCAACCCGCAGGGAGTCGATCTGAAAATTATACCTTGACGATCATTTCTCCGACACCAGATCAAACTTTCCAGCGCGCTGCCGATGCATTCTCTGCAAATGTACAGGTTCAGCCTGATCTAAAGAATGGCGATCGACTGGTCCTACTCGTGGATGGCAAAGCATCCAGCGATCAAATCCCAGCTGGGGAATTGGATCGCGGCACTCATCAATTTGAAGCTAAGGTATTATCGGCTAATGGCCGAGTGCTAACATCTAAAGTTGTTTCATTTAACGTTCAACAGTCCAGTGTAAAACAGCAATCCAGAATGGGGATTAATCATTAG
- a CDS encoding chorismate--pyruvate lyase family protein, whose translation MLHSKSHSRDLFFTKRWFRVKNKHHRQFDASVVSLRPWLLAQGSLTQQLKFFAGGEFHVLPLHQSLQQPMMNETRLLRMKPAQYAWVREVYLYGNDDEPWVHARSVIPLSTLRGSGRRLRKLKSRSLGSILFERGGVQLMPLVKQMKSRQVAKVSEGWTRRTAYHWHGKHLLVQETFLPAFMDALQQSTTR comes from the coding sequence ATGCTGCATTCCAAGAGTCACTCTCGCGATCTTTTTTTTACTAAACGCTGGTTTCGTGTAAAGAATAAGCACCATCGCCAATTTGATGCCAGTGTCGTTTCATTAAGACCTTGGCTGCTTGCTCAGGGTTCGTTAACCCAGCAATTAAAATTCTTTGCTGGTGGCGAATTCCATGTTTTGCCGCTACACCAATCATTGCAACAACCGATGATGAATGAAACACGCTTGTTACGGATGAAGCCTGCGCAATACGCATGGGTTCGTGAAGTTTATTTATATGGAAATGATGATGAGCCTTGGGTACACGCGCGTAGCGTGATCCCTTTGTCGACGTTACGTGGTTCAGGTCGTCGACTGCGTAAACTAAAGAGTCGTTCATTGGGTTCCATTCTTTTTGAACGAGGAGGTGTGCAATTGATGCCACTCGTAAAGCAAATGAAGTCTCGTCAAGTTGCGAAAGTTTCAGAAGGCTGGACAAGGCGGACTGCTTACCACTGGCATGGCAAACATTTATTGGTTCAAGAGACCTTCTTGCCTGCATTTATGGATGCTTTACAGCAGTCAACGACACGTTAA
- the ubiA gene encoding 4-hydroxybenzoate octaprenyltransferase: protein MSQLAQQHLTLRQKLHTYVQLTRLDRPIGIELLLWPTLWAVWLAGEQSPQHVTSWQIVLIFILGVIFMRSAGCAINDFADRHVDGQIERTKNRPLASGKISSKEALAVFGVLLLASASLLLFLPLQTLYWSFGAVFLAALYPFMKRWTYLPQFVLGAAFSWGIPMAFVAQGQTPGLVCWLLYIANLCWTVAYDTQYAMTDRADDLKAGVKSTAILFGRYDLLIIGILQIVFIALMAVVFSLLQLGFVAYIGLGVAIILFVLQFLSTRDRLPAHTFKAFLNNAWVGRAVWLFVTVALALADHTS, encoded by the coding sequence ATGAGCCAACTTGCCCAGCAGCATCTCACCCTTCGCCAAAAACTTCATACTTATGTGCAGTTGACCCGACTTGATCGACCAATTGGAATTGAGCTTTTACTTTGGCCTACGTTATGGGCGGTTTGGTTAGCAGGCGAGCAATCACCTCAACATGTGACGTCTTGGCAAATCGTTTTGATTTTTATCTTGGGCGTCATCTTTATGCGTTCCGCTGGTTGTGCGATCAATGATTTCGCTGATCGGCATGTGGATGGGCAGATTGAGCGCACCAAAAATCGTCCACTTGCCAGCGGTAAGATATCGTCTAAAGAGGCATTGGCTGTATTTGGAGTGCTGTTACTCGCCAGCGCTAGCTTACTTTTGTTCTTGCCTTTACAGACCTTATATTGGTCCTTTGGCGCTGTATTTTTGGCAGCTTTATATCCCTTTATGAAGCGGTGGACTTATTTACCGCAGTTTGTTCTAGGGGCAGCATTTTCGTGGGGTATTCCTATGGCATTTGTCGCTCAAGGGCAAACCCCTGGTCTGGTGTGCTGGTTGCTTTATATTGCAAATCTGTGTTGGACAGTGGCGTACGATACGCAATATGCCATGACTGATCGAGCTGATGATCTCAAGGCTGGAGTGAAATCAACGGCGATTCTTTTTGGTCGATATGATTTATTGATTATCGGTATTTTACAAATAGTCTTTATTGCATTGATGGCTGTAGTATTTTCACTATTACAGTTAGGTTTTGTCGCGTATATAGGGTTGGGCGTTGCCATTATTTTATTCGTTCTTCAGTTTCTCAGTACCCGCGACCGTTTACCTGCACATACATTCAAGGCATTTTTAAATAATGCGTGGGTCGGACGTGCTGTTTGGCTTTTTGTCACTGTGGCCTTAGCTTTAGCCGATCACACAAGCTGA
- the tsaE gene encoding tRNA (adenosine(37)-N6)-threonylcarbamoyltransferase complex ATPase subunit type 1 TsaE — MTDLKDNSRPSLDSTALYIELMDEAATAMCAAQLARTFSAGVVYLVGGLGAGKTTLTRAWLQAKGHQGSVKSPTYTLVEPYHIHNQSIYHFDLYRLNDPFELELMGIRDYVEDEDALLLIEWPQKGEPVIPAADLSLTLTVGDDEVTRNLRLEGYSQRGLDAIQALKHDQNLRIIEPSSTMGLKDSPVDNHHV; from the coding sequence ATGACTGACCTTAAAGACAACTCACGTCCCTCGCTGGATTCGACTGCACTGTATATCGAGCTTATGGATGAAGCAGCGACAGCTATGTGCGCAGCACAGCTTGCGCGCACATTTTCTGCAGGTGTTGTGTATTTAGTGGGTGGGTTGGGTGCTGGGAAAACAACTTTAACCCGTGCATGGCTACAGGCCAAAGGTCATCAAGGTTCTGTGAAAAGTCCGACGTATACTTTAGTGGAGCCTTATCATATTCATAATCAGTCCATTTATCATTTCGATCTTTATCGCCTGAATGATCCTTTCGAATTGGAGCTGATGGGGATACGCGATTACGTTGAAGATGAGGATGCGCTGCTCTTGATTGAGTGGCCACAGAAAGGTGAGCCAGTCATTCCTGCTGCAGATTTGTCTTTGACTTTAACGGTGGGCGATGATGAGGTTACGCGCAATTTAAGACTCGAAGGCTATAGTCAGCGAGGGTTAGATGCGATTCAAGCCTTAAAACATGATCAAAATCTTCGAATTATCGAGCCATCAAGCACAATGGGGCTTAAAGATAGCCCAGTAGACAATCATCATGTCTGA
- the mutL gene encoding DNA mismatch repair endonuclease MutL: MSDSARSASPVSARIQQLPAALANQIAAGEVVERPASVVKELVENALDAGATRIEVRVQQGGSTSIEVQDNGSGIHPDDLALAVLRHATSKISTAEQLAAIATLGFRGEALASIAAISRFSLSSSQTNDGLGYEVSIENNIDSDITTVTLDDALKYSDRIVPKPIAHARGSRVVVRDLFFNVPARRKFLKSVGTEYSHIEEVLKRMALVHFDVAFVLIHNDQKKLDLPIADSGELRLQRVRKILGARFADTAHWVDAESLDLRLAGWLGHPAEARGQPDLQYLYVNGRIVKDRSVSHALRMAYESVLHGHRHPAFLLFLELDPERVDVNVHPTKHEVRFVAQREVHEFVRHHAKKILAQFQTAPAELGDALHPSQRIPELTQSALGLHHLEAYPNARIQDQIGQAFAPTYRDSFPDRQVSDNYPFNRTNPLPNVQSALGQYLEVLRVDESARTVPPALDEYPLGLALAQLHGIYILAQNRDGLIMVDMHAAHERILLEQLKIAWDANQSEQWQTQPLLVPLAVDVTSQQAHRAEQMQASLHRLGLEVDRQGEQTVVVRAVPALLARGNITSLVQQLLSDIDLPEQERVELSWEESRQLNNSGLIRARDRILGTMACHGAVRAHRQLSLAEMNALLRQMEQTPFASQCNHGRPTWRAFPLSQLDKLFARGD; encoded by the coding sequence ATGTCTGATTCAGCACGATCTGCTTCACCTGTTTCTGCGCGTATCCAGCAGCTCCCTGCGGCTCTTGCAAACCAAATTGCTGCTGGTGAGGTTGTTGAGCGACCTGCATCAGTAGTCAAGGAGCTCGTAGAGAATGCATTGGATGCGGGAGCAACACGTATCGAGGTCCGTGTGCAGCAAGGGGGCTCTACATCCATTGAGGTTCAAGATAATGGCTCAGGTATTCATCCAGATGACTTAGCGCTGGCTGTCTTGCGTCATGCAACCAGTAAAATTTCGACTGCAGAGCAACTTGCTGCAATTGCAACATTGGGGTTTCGCGGTGAAGCCTTGGCGTCTATTGCAGCGATCTCACGCTTTAGTCTATCCAGTAGTCAAACCAACGATGGTTTAGGATATGAAGTCAGTATCGAGAACAATATTGATTCTGATATAACGACTGTAACACTTGATGACGCATTGAAATATAGTGATCGGATCGTTCCTAAGCCTATTGCCCATGCCAGAGGTAGTCGTGTAGTCGTGCGGGATTTATTTTTCAATGTCCCCGCACGCCGAAAGTTTCTAAAAAGTGTTGGTACGGAATATAGCCATATAGAAGAAGTGCTGAAGAGAATGGCACTTGTCCATTTCGATGTTGCTTTTGTACTGATCCATAATGATCAAAAGAAATTAGACCTTCCCATTGCCGACAGTGGCGAATTACGTTTGCAACGCGTGCGTAAAATTCTCGGTGCACGTTTTGCGGATACGGCCCATTGGGTCGATGCTGAAAGTTTGGATTTGCGCTTAGCTGGTTGGTTGGGTCATCCTGCCGAGGCGCGTGGTCAGCCCGATTTACAGTATCTCTATGTGAATGGCCGGATTGTTAAAGATCGAAGTGTGAGTCATGCACTGCGGATGGCGTATGAATCGGTCTTGCATGGTCATCGTCATCCAGCTTTTTTATTATTTTTAGAGCTGGATCCTGAGCGTGTGGATGTCAATGTTCATCCCACGAAACATGAGGTTCGCTTTGTCGCGCAGCGTGAGGTACATGAGTTTGTCCGGCACCATGCCAAGAAAATATTGGCACAATTCCAGACTGCCCCAGCAGAGTTAGGCGATGCACTGCATCCCAGTCAACGAATACCAGAATTAACGCAATCCGCACTAGGTCTCCACCATTTAGAAGCTTATCCGAATGCGCGCATACAAGATCAAATCGGGCAGGCATTTGCGCCAACCTATCGTGATTCTTTTCCTGATCGTCAGGTCAGTGACAACTATCCATTCAACCGTACGAACCCATTACCCAATGTACAGTCCGCTTTAGGGCAATACTTGGAGGTTTTAAGAGTTGATGAGAGTGCTCGGACTGTACCACCAGCATTAGACGAATATCCTTTAGGCTTGGCTCTGGCTCAGTTACATGGGATTTATATCTTGGCGCAAAATCGTGATGGTCTGATCATGGTCGATATGCATGCGGCTCATGAGCGAATATTGCTTGAGCAATTAAAGATTGCATGGGATGCCAATCAGTCTGAGCAATGGCAGACACAGCCATTATTGGTTCCACTTGCGGTCGATGTGACCTCTCAGCAAGCGCATCGTGCTGAGCAAATGCAGGCTAGCCTTCACCGTCTCGGTCTTGAGGTAGATCGCCAAGGCGAGCAAACTGTTGTTGTACGTGCTGTACCCGCTTTGTTAGCTCGTGGGAATATTACCTCCTTGGTACAGCAGTTGCTGTCTGATATCGATTTGCCTGAACAAGAACGAGTTGAACTATCTTGGGAGGAATCAAGGCAATTGAATAATAGTGGTTTGATTCGCGCCCGTGATCGTATTCTCGGCACGATGGCATGCCATGGTGCAGTACGTGCCCACCGCCAGCTGAGTCTGGCTGAAATGAACGCGTTGCTACGTCAAATGGAGCAAACGCCATTTGCAAGCCAATGCAATCATGGGCGTCCAACATGGCGTGCATTTCCACTATCTCAGCTTGATAAGCTTTTTGCGCGAGGCGATTAA
- the miaA gene encoding tRNA (adenosine(37)-N6)-dimethylallyltransferase MiaA, with product MSTSDSRYPPTVCLMGPTASGKTALACELYDTGRYEIISVDSALVYRGLDIGTAKPTKQELQLYPHHLIDMIEPEDVYSAASFVEDAKRLIGEIQQRGKTPLLVGGTMLYFRSLLSGMAEMPAADQDVRAEIVRQAELHGWDWIHQQLALVDPRAAQRFLPSDRQRVMRALEVFRISGRAISDFHDTQETQPMTDQYTIYALVPDRALLHERIALRLEQMWAAGFMDEVRELRKRPNLHAELPSMRAVGYRQVWEYLDQIEAEGINDRKDAKSTEYQLTPHSNKKILDMQDRALFATRQLAKRQYTWIRSLRESHTIQIFNTVNEGFLHLRS from the coding sequence ATGTCGACCAGTGATTCAAGGTATCCCCCAACGGTATGTTTGATGGGGCCTACAGCAAGTGGTAAAACAGCGTTGGCCTGTGAGTTATATGATACAGGCCGTTATGAAATCATTTCAGTCGATTCAGCATTGGTTTATCGGGGACTGGATATCGGGACTGCAAAGCCAACCAAGCAGGAGCTGCAGCTTTACCCACATCACTTGATCGATATGATCGAACCGGAGGATGTCTATTCTGCAGCAAGTTTTGTGGAAGATGCAAAACGGTTGATTGGGGAGATTCAGCAGCGGGGGAAAACGCCCTTATTAGTAGGCGGCACGATGTTGTACTTCCGAAGTCTTTTATCGGGCATGGCTGAAATGCCTGCAGCAGATCAAGACGTTCGTGCTGAGATTGTTAGGCAAGCCGAACTGCATGGTTGGGATTGGATTCATCAGCAATTAGCACTTGTTGATCCGCGCGCGGCACAGCGTTTTTTACCGAGTGATCGTCAACGGGTAATGCGTGCACTTGAGGTCTTTCGCATCAGTGGTCGGGCGATTAGTGATTTTCATGATACCCAAGAAACACAGCCGATGACTGACCAGTATACAATTTATGCCTTAGTGCCTGATCGCGCATTGTTACATGAGCGGATTGCCTTGCGTCTAGAACAAATGTGGGCCGCTGGCTTTATGGATGAAGTACGAGAGTTACGCAAGCGGCCAAATCTGCATGCAGAATTACCCTCGATGAGAGCGGTGGGGTATCGCCAAGTATGGGAATATCTTGATCAAATTGAAGCGGAAGGCATAAATGATCGAAAAGATGCTAAATCGACAGAATATCAATTGACTCCCCATTCCAATAAAAAGATACTAGATATGCAAGATCGCGCTTTGTTTGCAACGCGACAATTGGCAAAACGACAATACACGTGGATAAGATCGTTACGAGAGTCACACACTATTCAAATATTTAACACAGTCAATGAAGGCTTTCTTCACTTGCGTAGTTGA
- the hfq gene encoding RNA chaperone Hfq: MSKGQTLQDPFLNALRKERIPVSIFLVNGIKLQGQIESFDQYVVLLKNTVSQMVYKHAISTVVPARNPRPAAGEQQAAFPAATGGFGAQGVGFAGQAPSGFGGAPRGFGAAQPGGFGNQGGFGQQPGFGTGYGHNQAGQGNQTTGFEGNKFDGEEDGGDHNNF, encoded by the coding sequence ATGTCAAAAGGTCAAACACTACAAGATCCATTTTTAAACGCCTTGCGTAAAGAGCGGATTCCTGTTTCAATTTTTTTAGTCAACGGAATTAAACTACAAGGTCAAATTGAATCATTTGATCAATATGTTGTTCTCCTAAAAAATACGGTAAGCCAAATGGTTTACAAACATGCAATTTCTACGGTTGTTCCTGCACGTAACCCACGTCCAGCGGCAGGTGAGCAGCAAGCAGCTTTCCCAGCAGCAACGGGTGGTTTTGGTGCTCAAGGTGTAGGTTTTGCAGGTCAAGCACCGAGTGGTTTTGGTGGCGCACCACGTGGCTTTGGAGCGGCTCAACCCGGTGGCTTTGGTAATCAAGGTGGTTTTGGTCAACAGCCTGGTTTTGGTACTGGCTATGGTCATAACCAAGCGGGTCAAGGTAATCAGACTACAGGTTTTGAAGGCAACAAGTTTGATGGTGAAGAAGACGGAGGGGATCACAATAATTTCTAA
- a CDS encoding peptidylprolyl isomerase, protein MSVAHAATTSTVAAPLDHVVAVVDDSVLLASEVGRSMYDTKQQFLARKQTPPSDEVIQNDVVRQLILRKIQLGIIARSGANVDENTLNSAIASIAQQQGASSLSAFQAKLDSIKPNGYAEFRQQIQDDLNINRLQQNRVSSRIKITDQDIDNFLSSPQSVEALKTEFNFTVLQAPFSDEKNAVEVAKANATAAEALKQLQAGKSVETVVNSLQLRGGNQGWRKSDELPTPFVEALTSLKRGEFSKPFMTSDGVDFLQLNDERGAAGAIVHQYHVRHILAKTSEVVSVDEAKLKIDDIYAKLKAGASFEDMAKAYSDDPGSAQNGGDLNWVSTGEMVPAFEKVMLNTPEGQLSAPFQSNFGWHILQVEASRDQDMTQQYRREVAKKTLYDRQYPVELDNWLREIRAAAYVDIRDGSTSR, encoded by the coding sequence TTGAGCGTAGCCCATGCTGCGACAACAAGCACGGTTGCCGCACCGTTAGACCATGTTGTTGCAGTTGTTGATGACTCGGTCTTACTTGCAAGCGAAGTCGGCAGGTCGATGTACGATACCAAACAGCAGTTTTTAGCGCGTAAGCAAACACCGCCAAGCGATGAAGTAATCCAAAACGATGTTGTTCGTCAATTGATTCTACGTAAGATTCAACTCGGAATTATTGCCCGCAGTGGTGCAAACGTTGATGAGAATACCTTAAACAGTGCCATTGCTAGCATTGCTCAGCAACAGGGAGCCTCCTCACTAAGCGCCTTTCAAGCGAAACTGGACAGCATCAAACCCAATGGTTATGCCGAATTCCGCCAGCAAATCCAAGACGATTTAAACATTAATCGTTTGCAACAAAATAGAGTATCCAGTCGGATCAAAATTACTGACCAAGATATTGATAACTTCCTGAGCTCGCCACAAAGCGTAGAAGCGCTGAAAACTGAATTTAATTTTACCGTACTCCAAGCTCCTTTTTCTGATGAAAAGAATGCCGTAGAAGTCGCTAAAGCCAATGCAACTGCCGCCGAGGCACTTAAACAGTTGCAAGCGGGTAAGTCAGTCGAAACGGTCGTCAATAGCCTCCAACTCCGTGGCGGAAATCAAGGTTGGCGAAAATCTGATGAATTACCTACACCTTTCGTTGAGGCGCTAACTAGCCTGAAACGTGGAGAGTTCAGTAAGCCTTTTATGACTTCTGACGGCGTAGACTTTCTACAACTCAATGATGAGCGCGGTGCTGCTGGTGCCATAGTGCATCAGTATCATGTGCGTCATATTCTTGCCAAAACCAGCGAAGTCGTTAGTGTTGACGAAGCTAAGCTCAAGATTGATGATATTTACGCCAAACTGAAAGCTGGGGCTTCTTTTGAAGACATGGCAAAGGCCTATTCCGATGACCCAGGCTCTGCTCAAAATGGTGGTGATCTAAACTGGGTTTCTACAGGTGAAATGGTCCCAGCTTTCGAGAAGGTTATGCTGAATACGCCTGAGGGGCAATTAAGCGCGCCCTTCCAATCTAATTTCGGCTGGCATATTCTTCAGGTAGAAGCCTCCCGTGATCAGGATATGACACAGCAGTATCGCCGAGAAGTTGCAAAGAAAACTCTTTATGATCGTCAATATCCTGTTGAGCTGGATAACTGGCTCCGCGAAATTCGCGCTGCGGCCTATGTCGATATTCGTGATGGATCAACATCGCGTTAA